A window of Rhododendron vialii isolate Sample 1 chromosome 11a, ASM3025357v1 contains these coding sequences:
- the LOC131307562 gene encoding uncharacterized protein LOC131307562, with protein MNEHYKEDKPYCHFHPKEETIGVCHLCLNERLLILAADQALSLRPEFSLINKHKKKPPITLPKIFALGSLLHRFEFQHNKAEESHDCQQSDASAASLEDSFISIKFEDNGVASWEKSKVSKVSLDHCSIGWNQSLYKETDKSVVEHVKPHGSLRWRKRIGHVFQLSRWRRYSSHVGSKLEGVKVRSGWIRALTKRRTKE; from the exons ATGAATGAGCACTACAAAGAAGACAAGCCATACTGCCATTTCCATCCCAAAGAAGAAACCATAGGGGTATGCCACTTGTGCTTGAATGAGAGGCTACTCATCTTGGCTGCAGACCAAGCTCTCTCCCTCCGGCCCGAATTCTCACTCATCAACAAGCACAAGAAGAAGCCACCAATAACCCTGCCTAAGATTTTTGCCTTGGGTTCCCTTCTCCATAGGTTTGAGTTTCAACACAATAAGGCAGAAGAATCCCATGACTGTCAACAGAGTGATGCCTCTGCAGCTAGCCTAGAAG ACTCTTTCATATCAATCAAATTTGAAGACAATGGGGTTGCCTCATGGGAGAAAAGCAAAGTCTCTAAAGTCTCTCTAGATCACTGCAGCATCGGTTGGAATCAGAGCCTGTACAAGGAGACCGATAAGAGCGTGGTAGAGCATGTGAAACCGCACGGTTCGCTCAGGTGGCGGAAGCGGATTGGCCACGTGTTCCAGCTCAGCAGATGGAGGAGGTACAGCAGCCACGTGGGCAGCAAGCTGGAGGGGGTGAAAGTGAGAAGTGGGTGGATAAGGGCTCTGACAAAGAGGAGGACCAAAGAATAA